From Anaerohalosphaera lusitana, one genomic window encodes:
- a CDS encoding type II secretion system protein yields MQVKLYKGFTLIELLVVISIIGALTAMMFPVLGMCKNSARMAVCRSNLRQLVIANKGYAEDNDGYSVPGGLNITTENLQRWYGSRESKYDEFDPEKGLLTPYLESAQLECPQKVRYMEVEPVHEKYEGANGGYGYNFVYLGSRIWKSGYGNPDSSNSTQLGRVKRPGQTLIFTDTAMVSREENGEGLMRYAFIEPYMFVIYGEATPTWVPDPSMHFRHGGRVCAAWVDGHVDVRKSSGYDGENYDGCRPGRYDLGWFEPLDNSLIDLD; encoded by the coding sequence ATGCAAGTTAAGTTATATAAAGGCTTTACGCTCATTGAGCTGCTGGTGGTTATCTCGATAATCGGGGCGCTGACGGCGATGATGTTTCCGGTTTTGGGGATGTGCAAGAACAGTGCGCGGATGGCGGTTTGCAGGAGCAATCTGAGGCAGCTTGTGATCGCGAATAAGGGGTATGCGGAGGATAATGACGGGTATTCCGTACCCGGTGGTCTGAATATTACGACTGAAAATCTGCAGCGGTGGTATGGTTCGCGGGAGTCGAAATATGACGAATTCGACCCGGAGAAGGGGTTGCTGACACCGTACCTGGAAAGCGCGCAACTTGAGTGCCCGCAGAAGGTTAGGTATATGGAGGTGGAGCCGGTACACGAAAAATATGAGGGTGCGAACGGGGGGTACGGGTATAATTTTGTGTACCTGGGATCGCGGATATGGAAATCGGGGTATGGAAATCCGGATTCGAGCAACAGCACGCAGTTGGGGCGGGTGAAACGGCCGGGGCAGACGCTGATATTTACGGATACGGCGATGGTGAGCAGGGAGGAAAATGGGGAGGGTTTGATGCGGTATGCGTTCATAGAGCCTTATATGTTCGTGATTTACGGCGAGGCGACGCCTACGTGGGTGCCGGATCCGTCGATGCATTTTCGGCATGGCGGGCGGGTTTGTGCGGCGTGGGTGGACGGGCATGTGGACGTTCGCAAGTCGTCCGGGTATGATGGGGAGAATTATGACGGGTGTCGGCCGGGTCGGTACGATCTGGGGTGGTTTGAGCCTTTGGACAATTCTTTGATCGATCTGGATTAG
- a CDS encoding retropepsin-like aspartic protease, whose amino-acid sequence MKAIKTLLLTLLLLSATTFAARKDWKRTDVNLRAGTGRTIKAIHHPADKQIPTRAQRRKQDRTTDDTYTATDQTYTAPSTGTAVTVNVVDSPPVDGFVPWIMVTATDKRKDELELEATPRNSIAGTFLSGSPDTYVVGLFDTGASAHVFGYDSSTTLGITGTHLTDNYTVISGVTGSVDALISQPLGVYIAGLDAIDPNGATYDTSKLVGETNTSIMVGTEPIGRPDLPTAIGSPMSVFFETSIRNDITVSRNYNAQTYTGPDIQLRNHGHPDIPTYPNTIPLELRPLGGINVSYITTGLGDDLLNPDFSPTAPSIITGNASQSLFFVHSVDLTEGTYNALDRDRFMLDTGAQVTVIGSRVAARLGLDPASPEFEVEIQGVTGDISMEPGFYIDTLDIPALGNWFQATNVPVVLIDIASPEGGTLDGIIGMNLFTDCNLVLRGGGLFLQDDPVLEYEFIDTPALTGDIAPAGGDGQVNILDLQTFAASWLAVENGTYYNPAADLAPTPPDGYIDYRDFSALANNWLTTTN is encoded by the coding sequence ATGAAAGCGATTAAAACCCTCCTCCTGACCCTGCTCCTCCTCTCAGCAACAACATTCGCCGCCCGCAAGGACTGGAAAAGAACCGACGTCAACCTCCGCGCAGGCACCGGCCGCACCATCAAGGCAATCCACCACCCCGCCGACAAACAGATCCCGACCCGCGCCCAGCGCCGCAAACAGGACCGCACAACCGACGACACCTACACCGCGACCGACCAGACCTACACCGCCCCATCCACCGGTACCGCAGTCACCGTAAACGTCGTTGACTCACCCCCCGTCGACGGCTTCGTACCCTGGATCATGGTAACCGCCACCGACAAACGCAAAGACGAACTCGAACTCGAAGCCACCCCGCGAAACTCCATCGCCGGCACATTCCTCTCCGGCAGCCCCGACACATACGTCGTAGGCCTCTTCGACACCGGTGCATCCGCCCACGTCTTCGGCTACGACTCCAGCACAACCCTCGGCATCACCGGCACACACCTCACCGACAACTACACCGTCATCAGCGGCGTCACCGGCTCCGTCGACGCTCTCATCAGCCAGCCCCTCGGCGTCTACATCGCAGGCCTCGACGCCATCGACCCCAACGGCGCAACCTACGACACCTCCAAACTCGTCGGCGAAACAAACACCTCCATCATGGTAGGCACCGAACCCATCGGCCGCCCCGACCTCCCAACCGCCATCGGTTCACCAATGTCCGTCTTCTTCGAAACCTCCATCCGCAACGACATCACCGTCTCCCGCAACTACAACGCACAAACATACACCGGCCCCGACATCCAGCTCCGCAACCACGGCCACCCCGACATCCCGACCTACCCAAACACCATCCCCCTCGAACTCCGCCCCCTCGGCGGCATCAACGTCTCATACATCACCACGGGCCTCGGCGACGACCTCCTCAACCCCGACTTCTCACCGACCGCACCCTCCATCATCACCGGCAACGCCTCCCAGAGCCTCTTCTTCGTCCACAGCGTCGACCTCACCGAAGGCACATACAACGCTCTCGACCGCGACCGCTTCATGCTCGACACCGGCGCACAGGTCACCGTCATCGGCTCACGCGTAGCCGCCCGCCTCGGCCTCGACCCCGCCTCACCCGAATTCGAAGTCGAGATCCAGGGCGTCACCGGCGACATATCAATGGAGCCCGGATTCTACATCGACACCCTCGACATCCCCGCACTCGGCAACTGGTTCCAGGCAACCAACGTCCCCGTCGTCCTCATCGACATCGCATCACCCGAAGGCGGCACACTCGACGGCATCATCGGCATGAACCTCTTCACAGACTGCAACCTCGTACTCCGTGGCGGCGGACTCTTCCTACAGGACGACCCCGTACTCGAATACGAATTCATCGACACCCCCGCCCTCACCGGCGACATCGCCCCCGCAGGCGGTGACGGCCAGGTAAACATCCTCGACCTCCAGACCTTCGCCGCAAGCTGGCTCGCCGTCGAAAACGGAACATACTACAACCCCGCCGCGGACCTCGCACCAACACCCCCCGACGGCTACATAGACTACCGCGACTTCTCCGCACTAGCAAACAACTGGCTAACCACCACAAACTAA
- a CDS encoding right-handed parallel beta-helix repeat-containing protein yields MSKHTFLSVVTSLFLLTTSTHATTLVVDKTGRGDYTSIQDAINNASDGDVVEVMPETYYEQINFYGRAITVTGTNPDDMGTVYGTVINGGTAGVNTVTFDSGEDRDSILQGITIENGERGIYCYYSDPLIRKCVIRYAKNNEAAGIQGSSASPTIENCEVRENAGYGISWCQGTIENCSIVENSSGGISDCHGLIRDCDISFNGSRGLIDCDGEINNCSVNQNALYGLSDCNGQIRNCEITQNRDQGLNYCRTAEVVNCLVTGNEGNGFYEFSGQIKNCTIVGNQYHGISMTTSNDYGPATIANCIITNNGSYGISNRYPERCPTTLKFNNIWANGLGNYNGLKPGATDTHHDPLFAVAGYWDENSWLEGDYHLQSEAGRWTENGWVNDSVTSSCVDAGDPSGGFYSEPEPNGDRINQGAYGGTELASKSPFGVDPWCTEFLAGDLNDDCQVDFTDLAVLAADWMKCNLEPASACWQ; encoded by the coding sequence ATGAGTAAACACACATTTCTTTCAGTTGTAACTTCATTGTTTTTGCTAACCACGTCAACACATGCAACAACTCTTGTGGTTGATAAGACAGGAAGAGGCGACTACACCAGCATACAAGATGCTATCAACAATGCTAGCGATGGCGACGTAGTTGAGGTGATGCCGGAAACATATTATGAGCAGATTAATTTTTATGGCCGTGCCATTACAGTTACCGGCACCAACCCCGATGATATGGGTACTGTCTATGGAACGGTGATTAACGGCGGGACTGCGGGCGTTAATACTGTTACCTTCGACAGTGGTGAAGATAGGGACAGTATTTTACAGGGAATAACTATTGAGAATGGTGAAAGAGGCATTTACTGTTATTATTCTGACCCGCTGATAAGAAAATGTGTAATACGCTATGCAAAAAATAATGAGGCCGCAGGCATTCAAGGTTCGTCTGCCTCTCCTACTATTGAGAACTGTGAAGTAAGAGAAAACGCTGGGTACGGAATTTCCTGGTGCCAAGGTACAATAGAAAATTGCTCAATTGTAGAAAATAGTTCAGGTGGAATAAGTGATTGCCATGGCTTAATACGCGATTGCGATATAAGTTTCAATGGGTCTAGAGGTTTAATAGACTGTGATGGAGAGATAAATAATTGTTCAGTCAATCAGAATGCTCTTTACGGTCTTAGTGACTGTAACGGACAAATTCGAAACTGTGAAATTACACAAAACCGCGACCAAGGGCTTAACTACTGCCGAACCGCTGAAGTTGTGAATTGTCTGGTAACTGGTAACGAAGGCAATGGTTTTTATGAATTTAGTGGGCAGATAAAAAACTGCACAATTGTCGGCAATCAGTATCATGGTATAAGCATGACGACCTCAAACGATTACGGGCCTGCGACGATTGCAAACTGCATAATTACAAATAATGGTAGTTACGGTATTAGTAATCGTTATCCAGAGCGATGTCCTACGACTTTGAAATTCAATAATATTTGGGCCAATGGCTTGGGTAACTACAATGGTTTGAAGCCGGGGGCTACAGATACCCACCATGACCCACTTTTTGCGGTGGCAGGCTATTGGGATGAAAATTCATGGCTTGAAGGCGATTACCATTTACAGTCTGAAGCAGGTCGATGGACTGAAAACGGCTGGGTAAATGATTCAGTCACAAGTTCCTGTGTTGATGCTGGCGACCCTTCCGGCGGTTTCTATTCAGAACCGGAACCAAATGGCGACAGAATAAACCAAGGCGCTTACGGCGGCACTGAACTTGCAAGTAAATCACCGTTCGGAGTTGACCCGTGGTGTACCGAATTTCTGGCTGGCGACCTGAACGACGACTGCCAAGTTGATTTTACGGACCTTGCCGTACTTGCAGCGGACTGGATGAAGTGTAATTTGGAACCGGCCTCAGCATGCTGGCAGTAG
- a CDS encoding GAF domain-containing sensor histidine kinase, giving the protein MQDSAEKTLVDQSQTDQPQSQIDPMECLDLIRDLCPDNLNNDNMDDFLDTARTRIQEFLGFENCYFIMKSAKGKMPDIARMKQKDENFTPSAAMVENAATNETNIITEDAPHSTSYIGDPDFQRYNTLAAAAIVLKTAETSYGILYVDSTTEKTFTDTQKTFLEFLGTQLGLVLDNAAKKRLAAAGKATLHLSHSVKNILQMVTGASEVIDFGLRTNQIHRVVRSWQILKPNLERMRKFMLDMLDYSKDRKIETGPCEFNRVIQGAIESLNSQLKQKKFRLNIRVDQDIPTVELDSERIHEMALNLILNAVDIIDENTGVVNVETKYRKTEELVELSVADNGPGMTEETKKRIFTPFESGKNKFGTGLGMAIVKQVVDKHNGTIEIESEPGEGAKFILLLPAKALD; this is encoded by the coding sequence ATGCAAGATTCGGCCGAAAAAACCCTTGTCGATCAAAGTCAGACTGACCAGCCGCAAAGTCAGATCGATCCGATGGAATGCCTCGATCTCATCCGCGACCTCTGCCCCGATAACCTCAACAATGACAACATGGACGATTTCCTCGATACCGCCCGTACACGCATTCAAGAATTCCTCGGCTTCGAAAACTGCTATTTCATAATGAAAAGTGCCAAAGGCAAAATGCCCGACATCGCGCGTATGAAGCAGAAAGATGAAAACTTCACGCCAAGCGCCGCCATGGTCGAAAACGCAGCCACCAACGAAACCAACATAATCACCGAAGACGCTCCCCACAGCACAAGCTACATAGGCGACCCCGACTTCCAGCGATACAACACCCTCGCAGCAGCAGCCATAGTCCTCAAAACCGCCGAAACCTCCTACGGCATACTCTACGTCGACAGCACAACCGAGAAAACCTTCACCGACACCCAGAAAACCTTCCTCGAATTCCTCGGCACCCAACTGGGCCTCGTCCTCGACAACGCAGCAAAAAAACGACTCGCCGCCGCCGGCAAAGCGACCCTGCACCTCTCCCACTCCGTCAAAAACATCCTCCAGATGGTCACCGGTGCCTCCGAGGTCATCGATTTCGGCCTCCGTACCAACCAGATACACCGAGTCGTCCGAAGCTGGCAGATCCTCAAACCAAACCTCGAACGTATGCGCAAATTCATGCTCGACATGCTCGACTACAGCAAGGACCGCAAAATTGAAACCGGCCCATGCGAATTCAACCGCGTCATCCAGGGCGCGATCGAATCGCTCAACTCCCAGCTCAAACAGAAAAAATTCCGACTCAACATCCGCGTCGACCAGGACATCCCGACCGTCGAACTCGACAGCGAACGCATCCATGAAATGGCCCTCAACCTCATCCTCAACGCCGTCGACATCATCGATGAAAATACCGGCGTCGTAAACGTCGAAACAAAGTACCGTAAAACCGAAGAACTAGTCGAACTCAGCGTCGCAGACAACGGGCCCGGCATGACCGAAGAAACCAAAAAACGCATCTTCACGCCCTTCGAGTCAGGCAAAAACAAGTTCGGCACCGGACTCGGCATGGCAATAGTCAAACAGGTCGTCGACAAACACAACGGCACCATCGAGATCGAATCCGAACCGGGCGAAGGAGCGAAATTCATCCTCCTCCTGCCAGCAAAAGCTCTCGACTAA